In Dioscorea cayenensis subsp. rotundata cultivar TDr96_F1 chromosome 11, TDr96_F1_v2_PseudoChromosome.rev07_lg8_w22 25.fasta, whole genome shotgun sequence, a single genomic region encodes these proteins:
- the LOC120271795 gene encoding dirigent protein 4-like: protein MNNKRMNDVIPLLLLFVLTIISQGHAHYSLGKEKITHLHFFYQENLNGDHPTAVLVAKPKDTVVNASNLAPFGVVYVLDTPLTEGQDPNSKVVGQVQGLSVSAGQDKTMLVFMADFEFTSCEFNGSSISVLSRNPILETDRELAIVGGRGKFRMARGFANLHTNYMNATSSVVIVEYNVTIFHYE from the coding sequence ATGAAcaacaaaagaatgaatgaTGTAAtccctcttcttctcctctttgttCTAACCATAATTTCACAAGGCCATGCGCATTACTCCTTAGGCAAAGAGAAGATAACACACCTCCACTTCTTCTACCAAGAAAACCTCAACGGAGACCACCCTACTGCAGTGTTGGTTGCCAAGCCCAAAGACACCGTAGTCAATGCCTCTAATCTTGCACCATTTGGGGTAGTTTATGTCCTTGATACACCTTTGACTGAAGGACAAGACCCAAACTCAAAGGTGGTAGGACAAGTACAAGGACTTTCGGTGTCTGCAGGGCAGGACAAGACCATGCTTGTGTTCATGGCGGACTTTGAGTTTACTTCCTGTGAGTTCAATGGTAGTTCTATTAGTGTATTGTCAAGAAACCCAATATTGGAAACAGATAGGGAACTTGCTATTGTTGGTGGCCGTGGGAAGTTTAGGATGGCACGTGGATTTGCTAATCTACATACAAATTATATGAATGCTACTTCAAGTGTTGTTATTGTTGAATATAATGTTACTATTTTTCACTATGAATAA